GACAAAACGTGGGTTGTTGTTTCATACAGGTATCGTGGGACGGATATTCGAATGTCAATTGCAACTTCCGTCCGAACGTGGGTGTGATCGGTTGAAGTTCGCGATGCCCGGGATAGGTGCATTGGCAGACACCGATCGTAGGGCCTTCCGTAAGGGGCTCGGCAAATGCGGGTTGGGAAACCGCCGACACGGTGAACAGAAGGGCGGTGCTGATAACACTTCGCCAAAGAATACAATGTATTAACGACGTAATGTCCGATTGCACGCTACGGATATCGGCCCCCCACCTGGATTTCCCCTTGTGCTTATTCGATCGGATGGATTATTGCAAGTGGGGTCGGGACGCTATGCCTTTACCCGCTCGACGGAGAGGATCCCTCGAAGTTTTTCGATCGAACGCATCATGGAATAGAGCTGGGATGTGTCCGTAACATCGACGTCGAACGTGTTGATCGCTTTTCGATCCTCGGTCGTCCGGATCGATGCGTGAGAGATGTTGCCGCCTTTGAGTGAAATCGCCTTGGAAATATCGGCCAGGATTCCGGGGGAATCGACGGAGACCACTTTGATTTTCACGTTGCGGACGGCTTGGCCGTTCTTGCTCCATTCCACATCCACTCTGCGAGCGCTGTCGACTTCGAGCACTTTGTAACAGTCGGTCCGATGGACCGTGACCCCGCGGCCGCGCGTCACGAATCCGAGAATCGGGTCCCCCGGCAGAGGGTCACAACACTTTCCATAACGAACCATGACGTTATCGAGGCCGCCGACTTTAATTCCGGAAGGTTGTTTCGGCGTGACTTTGGAAATGATCGACCGAATTATGCTGGGCGTCGCAACTTCTTTCCCCTTGAGCTTGTCCGGGGCGATGAAATGGCTGATGACGTCCGCGGCGACGACCTTTCCGTATCCCAGCGCCAAGAGCAGCTCGTCCAAACTGTGGTAGCCCGCCACGGCTAAGTTTGGTTTGATTTTTCCGCTGGCGAGAAGCTTCTCGTAGTTCTCACCGAACTTCTTGAGTTCTTTTTCCAGGATCTCGCGGCCGACGGCTCGGCCGGTGTCCCGTTCCTCTTTCTTGATGACGCCCCGAACCTTCGATTTCGCTTTGGACGTGATGGCGATTTTCAGCCAATCTTTGGAGGGCTTCGCCGTGTCGGAAGTCAAAATTTCCACGCGATCGCCGTTCTGCAGTTTGTATTTTAACGGAACCATGCGACCGTTGATCCGGGCGCCGTGGCAGTGGTGGCCCACTTCGGTGTGAACTCGATACGCGAAATCGATCGGCGTGGCCCCGCGCGGAAAATTGTAAACTTCCCCTCTCGGCGTGAAGACGAAGACCTCGTCGGCGAACAGGTCGAGTTTGACGGTTTCGATGAATTCGTGCGAATCCTTCGTATCCTGCTCCCAGTCGATCATTTGCCGCAGCCAACCGAAGCGCTGCAAGTCGTTTTTCTCGGTTCCCTCGCCTGTTTTATAAATCCAGTGAGCGGCGATTCCGTCCTCGGCCACCTGATGCATCTCGCGCGTTCGGATTTGAACTTCGATTCGCTGGCCTTCGGGGCCGGTCACCGTCGTATGAAGAGACTGATACAAGTTGGCCTTGGGGAGTGCGATGTAATCCTTGAACCGTCCCGGTACCGGCTTCCATAGCGTATGAATGTGTCCGAGCACTTCATAACATTGGGGCATCGAGTCCACGATGATCCGAAACGCCAGGATGTCGGCCACCTGCTCGAATTCGATGTTTCGAGATTCCATTTTCTTGTAAATGGAATAAGAATGCTTGGCTCGGCCGCTGACTTCGCAACGAACGCCCTCGGCCTTCATTTTTTGTCCGATCAGCTGGATGACATGGGCGATGTACCGGTCGCGTTCCGCCGCGGTCGTTTGAAGCTGCTTCGAGATTGTTTCGTAGATGACCGGTCGGAGCGCCTTAAAAGAAAGCTCTTCGAGCTCTAACTTTATCCACGCGATTCCGAGCCGATTGGCGAGCGGGGCGTAAATGTCGAGCGTCTCCTGAGCGATGACCAATTGGCGCATCTCCGGCATGTGCCGCAGCGTGCGCATATTGTGAAGACGGTCGGCCAATTTCACGACGATCACGCGAATATCGTGCGCCATCGCGAGCAGCATCTTTCGAAAGCTTTCGGCCTGCCGGACATCTTTCGAACCAAAGGAAACCTTGGACAGCTTGGTCACTCCGTCCACGAGTTGCGCGACATTGGGGCCGAATTTCTTCCGAACTTCTTCGATCGTGACGAGGGTGTCCTCGACAACATCGTGCAAAAGACCGGTGGCAATGGTTTCGGCGTCAAGTCGATGTGTGGAAAGAATTTTTGCGACTTCGGAAGGATGAGTGAAGTAGGGATCCCCCGATTTTCGTTTTTGCCCCTCGTGCGCCTTTCGAGAAAATTCGTAAGCTTCTCGAATGAGAGTTAAGTCCTCATCCGCATTGTACTTTTTGGTGTCTTCGAGGATGGAATCAAGCGGGATCATTGGGGTTTTCCAGTATAGCTACAAGCCTTTGGGGTTTCCATATCGCTGATTTGTCAGCTTTTTCTGGCAGACCCCGGTTCATTCTGCCAAAACCTTGTGTCGTGAGCCGGGAAGGATCGACCCAAGAATCGGAACCGATCTTCGGGAAGGCGGATCTCGTCCGAGTTTTTGAAAACGGAGCGAAGCCGCGTTTCCGGTATGCGATCGGTATCGAGAGCGAAAAGGTCGGCGTCGATCTTACGACGGGACACGCGGTCCCGTTTGACGGTCCCAACGGAATTGAGACGATTCTGATCGAGCTGTCCGCGCGTTTCGGCTGGGAGAAGGTTCTGGACCGGGGAAGAGTGATTGCACTGAACCGGAACGCGACGGCGATTACGCTCGAACCGGGAGGACAACTCGAATTGAGCAGCCGGCCGCATCCAACGTTGGATGATGTGGCTCGCGAACGCGAGGAACACATCGTCGAGCTGTGCGACGTTTCTACGCCGCTCAATATCGGCTGGCTTAATCTCGGTCTTCAACCGGTCACACCGATCGACCGGATTCCGTGGGTCCCAAAATCCAGGTATCGGGTGATGCGTGAGTATTACGAGAAGCGGCCAGGCCTCGCGCTTCACATGATGCGATTGACGGCGTCGGTCCAGGGGAACTTCGATTACGAGAGCGAGGCCGACGCCCGCCGGAAGATTCATGTGGGAGCTGCTCTCGGACCTATCGTTGGAGCGATGTTCGCAAATGGTGCGATCGAAGAGGGTGTTTTGAACGGTTATTGCTCGCGCCGGCTCCGCATCTGGCGGGAAACCGACGCGGATCGTTGCGGCATTCCGGACTTTTACGTAGACGGAACCTTTTCTTTCGAGAAGTACGCCGATTACGTTCTCGATATCCCGATGTACTTCATTCTTCGAAACGGAGAGTACGTCGACTACACCGGCAAGACTTTTCGGCAATTTCTGGAAGGGAAGGGGGAAAAAGAGAAAGCTCTCCGAAGAGACTGGGATCTCCATTTGACGACCCTTTTCCCGGATGTTCGGCTGAAGAATTATCTCGAACTTCGCACGGCCGACGCCCAGGATCCTCTCGGGGCAATGGCGCTCATGGCGTTTTGGACCGGTATTCTTTACGATGAAGAAGCGCTGGGAATGGCTTTCGACCGCGTGGGACGGTTCACTCGCGAACAGCTCGGCGCCGCCATGGATGATGCGGCGCTACAGGGTCTTCAAGCCGGAATCGCTTACGAGCCGATTCTTCACGTAGCGCGGGACGTTGTCGGCATAGCGGTCATCGGTCTGTCTCGGCTCGATCGGGTCAACGGTCGGCATGATATTCGTTACCTGGATCCGCTCCGTGATCTGATCGATCGCGGCTTGTCGCCCGCGGAGGAACTTCGGAAAACGTGGAACGGAAAAATCGGGCGCCTCCTTCCGTCCGCCTGCTTGCACGAGGCGTCGTGAAATGAAATCCATTCGATTCTGGATTCCGGCGTTCGCTTGGATGACGGTGATTTTTCTTTTTTCAACGGATCTTTTCGGAGCGTCCACGACTTTTTCGATCACACGGATCGTTCTCCGATGGCTCTTTCCTTTTTTGCCGGAACCGGCGATCGCAACCATTCACGTCGGCCTGCGTAAAGTCGGTCATGTCGGTTCGTACGCGGCGCTTTCGTACTTTTATTTATGCGGCCTGCTCAAGACGTTTCATCCGCTTCCTCTGTGGCAAACGAAATGGGGGGTCTTGGCGTTCGTTCTTTGCATTCTTTACGCCTGCACGGACGAATGGCACCAATCGTTTTCAACGGTGCGAACCGGTTCCGTTTGGGACGTGGGATGGGATACGCTCGGAGCCGCGATCACCCAAACGGTAAACCGGATTCGATCCAAAAACAGTTGAAAAAATTCAGAGTCGGACGACTTTCGGGCTCTGAATGCCCTTCGTCGCGTTTCGTGTGTCGACGACCGCCAGCGCGTGTTCCACGATTCGACGAAAGTCGTATTGCGAATGATGGGTCGTGATGACGACGACGTCTTGCGCCGCGATGATTTTGTCCGAAAGCTCGATCGATTGGAGCCGGAGGCCGTCAAGTCGGATGTCCGGGGCCAAAGGGTCGTGATACGAAACGTTCGCACCCTTCTCTTGAAGCAGCCGGAAGATGTCGAGCGCCGGGGACTCGCGGACGTCCGAAACGTCCGGTTTGTAGGCGATCCCCAGCAAAAGAATCCTCGAGCCTTTGACGCTCTTCTGAGCGTCATTAAGTGCGCCGGCGACGAGCTCCACGACGTGGCGGGGCATACCCGTGTTCACTTCGGCGGCCAGATCGATGAATCGCGCGGTGTAATTAAGTGTTTTCAATTTCCACGAAAGATAATGGGGGTCGACGGGAATGCAGTGCCCTCCGAGTCCGGGACCGGGATAAAACGGCGTGAAACCGAACGGCTTGGTCGCGGCGGCTTCGATCACTTCCCAGGTGTCGATGCCCAACAGGCGGCACATGATCGCCACTTCGTTCACCAGGCCGATGTTCACGGCGCGGAACGTGTTTTCAAGAATCTTGACCATTTCGGCCGCGCGCGTGGAGGCGACCGGAACGAGCCGTTCGATGATCTTCGCGTAAAGCGCCTTCGTCGTTTCCGTGCAGGCCGGCGTCATGCCGCCGATGACTTTGGGCGTATTCCTGAGCTGGAAGCGCTTGTTCCCCGGATCGATCCGCTCCGGACTGAACGCGAGAAAAAAATCTTTTCCCAACGTCAGCCCCGCCTCTTTGACCAGCGGCTCGAAAATTTCCTCGGTGGTCCCCGGATATGTCGTCGATTCCAAAATGACGAGCATATCGGCATGGATGCTTTCCCGAAGCCGATCCCTGACGGCCAAAATAAACGAGACATCGGGGTCGCGTGTCTTGCCGAGCGGGGTGGGCACGCAGATGCTGACCGTGTCCATTTCGCGCAAAAGGGCAAAATCGGTGGTGGCTCGAAAGCCACCTTTCCCTGATTTCGGTTTTACGACGGCGGTAAGCTCGGGACCGGGGATATCCTCGATATAGGAATCACCCCGATTGATTCTGGCGACGCGGTCTTCGGAAACGTCAAATCCGGTGACGGAAAACCCGGCTTTAGCCAGATCGACCGCCAGAGGCAATCCGACATAACCGAGTCCGATCACGGCGACACGGGCGTCGAACGAGTCGATTTTTTGTCGTAGAGAAGCCATTTCGTTGCAATTCGTACCGCGCCCGCCCCCCGTTTGCAAATTCAAGATTAGGGGACACACGACGTAACCCGATCTCGATCATGGGAATAGTTCGGGTCCAGTCGTGTGTCCCCGGATCTTTTGGGGTAAGAAGAGCGGGGTTGTGGATTATTTTGACTACAAAGGGGCCGCTCTCTACTGCGAAGAGATTCCGATCACGGAGCTCGTTCATCAGTTCGATACGCCGCTCTATATATACAGTCATGCGACGCTCGAACGCCATTTCCGTGTATTCAACGAGGCTCTTTCGAACCTGCCGCATCTGATCTGTTTTTCAG
The sequence above is a segment of the Bdellovibrionota bacterium genome. Coding sequences within it:
- a CDS encoding bifunctional (p)ppGpp synthetase/guanosine-3',5'-bis(diphosphate) 3'-pyrophosphohydrolase — translated: MIPLDSILEDTKKYNADEDLTLIREAYEFSRKAHEGQKRKSGDPYFTHPSEVAKILSTHRLDAETIATGLLHDVVEDTLVTIEEVRKKFGPNVAQLVDGVTKLSKVSFGSKDVRQAESFRKMLLAMAHDIRVIVVKLADRLHNMRTLRHMPEMRQLVIAQETLDIYAPLANRLGIAWIKLELEELSFKALRPVIYETISKQLQTTAAERDRYIAHVIQLIGQKMKAEGVRCEVSGRAKHSYSIYKKMESRNIEFEQVADILAFRIIVDSMPQCYEVLGHIHTLWKPVPGRFKDYIALPKANLYQSLHTTVTGPEGQRIEVQIRTREMHQVAEDGIAAHWIYKTGEGTEKNDLQRFGWLRQMIDWEQDTKDSHEFIETVKLDLFADEVFVFTPRGEVYNFPRGATPIDFAYRVHTEVGHHCHGARINGRMVPLKYKLQNGDRVEILTSDTAKPSKDWLKIAITSKAKSKVRGVIKKEERDTGRAVGREILEKELKKFGENYEKLLASGKIKPNLAVAGYHSLDELLLALGYGKVVAADVISHFIAPDKLKGKEVATPSIIRSIISKVTPKQPSGIKVGGLDNVMVRYGKCCDPLPGDPILGFVTRGRGVTVHRTDCYKVLEVDSARRVDVEWSKNGQAVRNVKIKVVSVDSPGILADISKAISLKGGNISHASIRTTEDRKAINTFDVDVTDTSQLYSMMRSIEKLRGILSVERVKA
- a CDS encoding glutamate-cysteine ligase family protein, with the translated sequence MSREGSTQESEPIFGKADLVRVFENGAKPRFRYAIGIESEKVGVDLTTGHAVPFDGPNGIETILIELSARFGWEKVLDRGRVIALNRNATAITLEPGGQLELSSRPHPTLDDVAREREEHIVELCDVSTPLNIGWLNLGLQPVTPIDRIPWVPKSRYRVMREYYEKRPGLALHMMRLTASVQGNFDYESEADARRKIHVGAALGPIVGAMFANGAIEEGVLNGYCSRRLRIWRETDADRCGIPDFYVDGTFSFEKYADYVLDIPMYFILRNGEYVDYTGKTFRQFLEGKGEKEKALRRDWDLHLTTLFPDVRLKNYLELRTADAQDPLGAMALMAFWTGILYDEEALGMAFDRVGRFTREQLGAAMDDAALQGLQAGIAYEPILHVARDVVGIAVIGLSRLDRVNGRHDIRYLDPLRDLIDRGLSPAEELRKTWNGKIGRLLPSACLHEAS
- a CDS encoding VanZ family protein, yielding MKSIRFWIPAFAWMTVIFLFSTDLFGASTTFSITRIVLRWLFPFLPEPAIATIHVGLRKVGHVGSYAALSYFYLCGLLKTFHPLPLWQTKWGVLAFVLCILYACTDEWHQSFSTVRTGSVWDVGWDTLGAAITQTVNRIRSKNS
- a CDS encoding nucleotide sugar dehydrogenase codes for the protein MASLRQKIDSFDARVAVIGLGYVGLPLAVDLAKAGFSVTGFDVSEDRVARINRGDSYIEDIPGPELTAVVKPKSGKGGFRATTDFALLREMDTVSICVPTPLGKTRDPDVSFILAVRDRLRESIHADMLVILESTTYPGTTEEIFEPLVKEAGLTLGKDFFLAFSPERIDPGNKRFQLRNTPKVIGGMTPACTETTKALYAKIIERLVPVASTRAAEMVKILENTFRAVNIGLVNEVAIMCRLLGIDTWEVIEAAATKPFGFTPFYPGPGLGGHCIPVDPHYLSWKLKTLNYTARFIDLAAEVNTGMPRHVVELVAGALNDAQKSVKGSRILLLGIAYKPDVSDVRESPALDIFRLLQEKGANVSYHDPLAPDIRLDGLRLQSIELSDKIIAAQDVVVITTHHSQYDFRRIVEHALAVVDTRNATKGIQSPKVVRL